Proteins from a single region of Herpetosiphon gulosus:
- a CDS encoding EamA family transporter, giving the protein MTLRQTGVLLILALVWGASFLFIRLGVETIPPITFVFLRLAIAAVLIYAVLRWQKVQLPRERKLWYSLGFVGLINAALPYCLFAWGEHKMGANASGLASIYNATTPLWTVILAFAFVRSERLTGVRTFGIVLGFAGVVYLFSRSIGNINSLDTWGQIACIIASSMYGIGTLYVRRNFGSLPALIPAFGQMASGAIMLLPIALVVDHNSWQMPSLVSLGSLFGLAILGTGIAQILYFWLVKQVGAARTAQVTYILPIFAIFWGWLFLNEAIRSDMLIGLCLILLGVIIVNGKWPFRRQTVAASSS; this is encoded by the coding sequence ATGACACTGCGGCAAACGGGGGTACTTTTGATTTTGGCCTTAGTTTGGGGAGCATCATTTTTATTCATTCGGCTGGGCGTAGAAACCATTCCACCAATTACCTTTGTTTTTCTGCGCTTGGCGATTGCTGCGGTGTTGATTTATGCTGTGCTGCGCTGGCAAAAAGTTCAGTTACCACGTGAGCGCAAACTTTGGTATTCACTCGGTTTCGTGGGGTTGATTAATGCGGCCTTGCCCTATTGTCTGTTTGCGTGGGGCGAGCACAAAATGGGCGCTAACGCCAGCGGCTTGGCTTCGATCTATAATGCGACTACACCCTTGTGGACAGTGATTTTGGCCTTTGCCTTTGTGCGTTCCGAGCGTTTGACGGGCGTTCGTACCTTTGGCATTGTGCTGGGCTTTGCGGGTGTGGTCTATCTCTTTTCGCGTTCGATTGGCAATATCAATAGTTTGGATACTTGGGGGCAAATTGCCTGTATCATTGCCTCATCGATGTATGGGATTGGCACGTTGTATGTGCGGCGCAACTTTGGCAGTTTGCCAGCACTGATTCCAGCCTTTGGTCAAATGGCAAGTGGCGCGATTATGCTTTTGCCAATCGCGCTCGTGGTCGATCATAATAGCTGGCAAATGCCAAGTTTGGTTTCGCTTGGCTCGCTGTTTGGTTTGGCCATTTTAGGCACAGGCATCGCCCAAATTCTCTACTTTTGGTTGGTGAAGCAGGTTGGCGCAGCGCGAACTGCCCAAGTCACCTATATTTTGCCAATCTTTGCGATTTTTTGGGGCTGGCTGTTTTTGAATGAAGCCATTCGCAGCGATATGCTGATTGGCCTATGTTTGATTTTGCTGGGCGTGATCATTGTCAATGGCAAATGGCCATTTCGTCGTCAGACCGTTGCTGCGTCCAGCAGCTAA
- the rpsG gene encoding 30S ribosomal protein S7 — translation MPRRRKITKRIVPGDPIHNSVHVQMLINKVMMHGKKSVAENIVYRALDVASQRLNREAVELFEQVLRNSSPTIEVRPKRVGGSTYQVPVEVKSDRRIALAIRWLLTAARGRSGKPMHERLALELVDAFNNTGATVKRREEVHRMAEANRAFSHYARF, via the coding sequence ATGCCACGACGACGAAAAATTACCAAGCGGATTGTGCCTGGTGATCCAATTCACAACAGCGTACACGTGCAAATGTTGATCAATAAGGTCATGATGCACGGTAAAAAAAGTGTCGCAGAAAACATCGTATACCGCGCTTTAGATGTTGCCTCACAACGCTTGAACCGCGAAGCGGTTGAGCTGTTTGAACAAGTGCTGCGCAACTCCAGCCCTACCATCGAAGTTCGCCCAAAGCGCGTCGGTGGTTCAACCTATCAAGTGCCTGTTGAAGTTAAAAGCGACCGCCGGATTGCCTTGGCCATTCGTTGGTTGTTGACCGCCGCTCGCGGTCGCAGCGGCAAACCAATGCACGAACGCTTGGCGCTCGAATTGGTCGATGCTTTCAACAACACTGGTGCAACCGTCAAGCGTCGTGAAGAAGTTCACCGTATGGCTGAAGCCAACCGCGCCTTCTCACATTACGCTCGCTTCTAA
- the rpsL gene encoding 30S ribosomal protein S12, translated as MPTINQLIRKPRKPVVKKTKAPALRFIYNSLKGKLTRGNGAPQKRGVCTQVKTMTPKKPNSALRKVARVRLSNQMEVTAYIPGEGHNLQEHSVVLIRGGRVKDLPGVRYHIVRGTLDSQGVNNRKQGRSKYGTKKNAQVATGKKKK; from the coding sequence ATGCCAACGATCAACCAGTTGATCCGCAAGCCCCGTAAACCTGTGGTCAAAAAGACCAAGGCACCTGCGCTGCGTTTCATCTACAACTCGCTGAAGGGCAAGCTTACCCGCGGTAACGGTGCACCCCAAAAGCGTGGTGTTTGTACCCAAGTTAAGACCATGACCCCCAAGAAGCCAAACTCGGCCTTGCGTAAAGTGGCTCGGGTGCGCTTGTCGAATCAAATGGAAGTGACCGCCTATATTCCAGGCGAAGGTCACAACTTGCAAGAACACTCAGTGGTCTTGATTCGCGGTGGTCGGGTAAAAGACTTGCCAGGCGTGCGCTACCACATTGTGCGCGGTACCTTGGACTCACAAGGTGTCAACAACCGCAAGCAAGGTCGCTCGAAGTACGGCACCAAGAAGAACGCCCAAGTTGCAACGGGCAAGAAGAAAAAATAA
- a CDS encoding glycosyltransferase family 2 protein: MATLPMSETYIQPSEPTRSHPWRVIIQIPCLNEEATLPDVLNDIPLDLPNVHFETLVIDDGSTDRTVEVARELGVNYIVRHRGRKGLPAAFQSGMDAALKLGADIIVNTDGDHQYPGSAIPELIKPILEGKADIVIGDRQTQNVEHFSTQKKLLQRVGSWVVRVASDTDVPDAPSGFRAYSKEAGLRLYVTSEFSYTIENLIQAGKRRLNVDHVAITTKPTRPSRLHRGNFNFVKRQGATIIRTYAQYEPLKTFTYFALPFLLIGGGLLLRFMIYYLLDPNQTYTRYLQSVFIGGVFMIVGILTFFIGILADLSGNNRRINEEILYRLRNLEVEVARRLPSNDGEEIHE; the protein is encoded by the coding sequence ATGGCCACGCTGCCAATGAGTGAAACCTATATTCAACCAAGCGAGCCAACTCGTAGCCATCCATGGCGGGTGATTATTCAGATTCCCTGTTTGAATGAAGAAGCAACCCTGCCCGATGTGTTGAATGATATTCCCTTGGATTTACCCAATGTGCATTTTGAAACCCTAGTAATCGACGATGGCTCAACCGATCGCACGGTTGAGGTCGCGCGTGAGCTAGGAGTTAACTATATTGTGCGCCATCGTGGGCGCAAAGGCTTGCCAGCCGCCTTTCAATCGGGCATGGATGCAGCGTTAAAGCTCGGTGCTGATATCATTGTTAACACCGATGGCGATCATCAATACCCAGGCTCAGCGATTCCCGAGCTGATCAAGCCGATTTTAGAGGGTAAGGCCGATATTGTGATTGGCGACCGCCAAACCCAAAATGTTGAGCATTTTTCAACTCAAAAGAAGCTCTTGCAGCGAGTTGGCAGTTGGGTTGTGCGGGTTGCCTCCGATACTGATGTGCCCGACGCGCCCAGCGGTTTTCGCGCCTACTCCAAAGAAGCTGGCTTACGTTTGTATGTCACCAGCGAATTTTCCTACACGATTGAAAATTTAATTCAGGCTGGCAAGCGCCGTTTGAATGTTGATCATGTGGCGATCACCACCAAGCCAACCCGACCCTCTCGCTTGCATCGCGGCAATTTCAACTTCGTCAAACGCCAAGGCGCGACAATTATTCGCACCTACGCTCAATATGAACCACTCAAAACCTTCACCTACTTTGCGCTGCCATTTTTGCTAATTGGCGGCGGCCTGCTGCTACGCTTTATGATCTACTACCTGCTCGATCCCAATCAGACCTATACCCGCTATTTGCAATCGGTGTTTATTGGCGGGGTGTTTATGATTGTCGGGATTTTGACCTTCTTCATTGGCATTTTGGCCGACCTCAGCGGCAACAATCGCCGGATCAACGAAGAAATTCTGTATCGTTTGCGCAACCTTGAAGTTGAGGTCGCCCGCCGCTTGCCGAGCAACGATGGCGAAGAAATCCACGAGTAG
- a CDS encoding inositol-3-phosphate synthase: MSKKIRVAIIGVGNCASSLVQGIEFYKNANEDDHVPGLMHVNLGGYHVRDIEFTAGFDINITKVGKDLSEAIFAEPNNTYKFSEVPHLNVPVYRGMTHDGLGKYLSQVIEKAPGSTADIVKILRDTKTDVVISYLPVGSEMATKWYVEQILEAGCAFINCVPVFIASQEYWRKRFEEKNLPIIGDDIKSQVGATIVHRVLTNLFEQRGVRLDRTYQLNFGGNTDFYNMLERERLESKKISKTNAVTSQLPYALPADSVHVGPSDYVPWLTDRKWCYIRMEGTTFGNVPLNAEVKLEVWDSPNSAGVVIDAIRCAKLALDRGVGGALYAPSSYFMKTPPEQYTDDEAHRRTESFIAGE; this comes from the coding sequence TTGAGTAAGAAAATTCGCGTAGCCATTATCGGCGTGGGCAACTGTGCCTCGTCGCTCGTCCAAGGGATTGAGTTTTACAAAAATGCCAACGAGGACGATCACGTACCAGGCTTGATGCACGTCAACCTTGGCGGTTATCACGTTCGCGATATCGAATTTACCGCTGGCTTCGATATTAATATTACCAAGGTAGGCAAGGATTTATCTGAGGCGATTTTTGCTGAACCCAACAACACTTATAAATTTTCCGAAGTTCCACATTTGAATGTGCCTGTCTATCGCGGCATGACTCACGATGGTTTGGGCAAATATCTTTCACAAGTGATCGAAAAAGCACCTGGCTCAACCGCTGATATTGTGAAAATTCTGCGTGACACCAAAACCGATGTCGTGATTAGCTACCTGCCAGTTGGCTCAGAAATGGCGACCAAATGGTATGTTGAGCAAATTCTCGAAGCTGGTTGTGCTTTTATCAACTGTGTACCAGTCTTTATTGCTAGCCAAGAATACTGGCGCAAACGCTTCGAAGAAAAGAACTTGCCAATTATCGGCGACGATATTAAATCGCAAGTTGGGGCAACCATCGTGCACCGCGTGCTAACCAATTTGTTCGAACAACGTGGCGTGCGCTTGGATCGTACCTATCAATTGAATTTCGGCGGTAACACCGATTTCTACAACATGCTTGAACGCGAACGCTTGGAATCGAAAAAGATCTCTAAGACCAACGCTGTTACCAGCCAATTGCCCTATGCCTTGCCCGCCGATAGCGTGCACGTTGGCCCAAGCGATTATGTGCCTTGGTTGACCGACCGCAAGTGGTGTTACATCCGTATGGAAGGTACAACCTTTGGCAATGTGCCATTGAACGCCGAAGTTAAGCTCGAAGTGTGGGATTCGCCCAACTCGGCTGGCGTGGTGATCGATGCAATTCGCTGTGCCAAATTAGCGCTTGATCGTGGTGTTGGTGGCGCATTGTACGCACCTTCATCATACTTTATGAAAACTCCACCCGAACAATACACCGATGACGAAGCCCATCGCCGCACCGAAAGCTTTATCGCTGGCGAATAG
- a CDS encoding PLP-dependent aminotransferase family protein produces the protein MEFQLDRQHAKPLYIQLSEQLQDRIRSGSLPAGTKLPPVRDLAESLGLTRLTVHNAYSELQASGWVEAYVGRGTFVAERIKPIIPEYEIRQRVVEELQTPWFSQGMLADMLRLAQQPNLISFAQAAPAEETFPVREIGRAIQQALRDPSALGYGPTQGELCLREAIATWLLDRNVVTSPDHVLVTTGAQQGVALALKAFVRQGDVVLVEEPTYLGFIEQATALGVRLIGIPLDDQGLRLDILQRVLCEYKPRLLYTVPTFHNPTGVCLSAERQEALLQLAQEHNLIILEDDVYGPLSYDAQAPHPIKARDPNGRVVYLGSFSKILTPGLRLGYLVARDELLHPLLTAKRGNDLHCSPLLQRALADYLGRGQLAAHLRYVRELYRERRDAMERALNRYCPRDIQWTHPRGGLCYWLTLPAGLNGTDIYTEAIEAGVGVTLGNVFFPQPPRNAHLRLCFATQSPELIDRGIRILGDVLTRHVLRCGQLAARAWRETTPLM, from the coding sequence ATGGAATTTCAGCTTGATCGTCAGCACGCCAAACCACTCTATATTCAATTATCCGAACAACTGCAAGATCGAATTCGGAGTGGCTCGTTGCCGGCTGGCACCAAACTGCCGCCAGTGCGCGATTTAGCTGAATCACTTGGCCTAACCCGTTTGACGGTACACAATGCCTATAGTGAACTGCAAGCAAGTGGTTGGGTTGAGGCCTATGTTGGTCGTGGCACCTTCGTCGCCGAGCGGATCAAGCCGATTATTCCGGAGTATGAGATTCGCCAACGGGTGGTCGAAGAATTGCAAACTCCATGGTTTAGCCAAGGCATGTTGGCCGATATGCTGCGCTTGGCGCAACAGCCAAACTTAATCTCCTTTGCCCAAGCTGCCCCAGCCGAAGAAACCTTTCCTGTGCGCGAAATTGGCCGAGCGATTCAGCAAGCCCTGCGCGACCCCAGTGCCCTAGGCTATGGCCCAACCCAAGGCGAATTATGCTTGCGCGAAGCAATTGCTACATGGCTGCTTGACCGTAATGTTGTTACCTCGCCCGACCATGTGTTGGTGACAACTGGTGCTCAGCAAGGCGTAGCCTTGGCATTAAAGGCCTTTGTGCGCCAAGGTGATGTAGTGTTGGTCGAGGAGCCAACCTACTTGGGCTTTATCGAACAAGCCACGGCCTTGGGTGTGCGCTTAATCGGCATTCCATTGGATGATCAAGGCTTGCGACTGGATATTTTGCAACGGGTATTATGCGAATACAAACCACGTTTGCTTTATACCGTGCCAACCTTTCACAATCCAACCGGCGTTTGCCTTTCGGCTGAACGCCAAGAAGCCTTATTGCAATTAGCCCAAGAACACAACCTAATTATTTTAGAAGATGATGTGTATGGGCCGCTCAGCTACGATGCTCAAGCACCACACCCAATCAAAGCCCGTGATCCCAATGGGCGGGTGGTCTATCTTGGTAGTTTTTCCAAAATTCTAACTCCAGGCTTACGTTTGGGTTATTTGGTTGCCCGTGATGAACTTTTGCACCCCTTGCTGACTGCTAAACGTGGCAACGATCTGCATTGCTCGCCATTGTTGCAACGGGCTTTGGCCGATTACCTTGGGCGTGGCCAATTGGCGGCGCATTTGCGCTATGTGCGCGAACTATATCGTGAGCGCCGTGATGCCATGGAACGAGCGTTGAACCGTTATTGTCCCCGTGATATTCAATGGACGCATCCACGTGGCGGGTTGTGCTACTGGCTAACTTTGCCCGCTGGATTAAATGGTACCGATATTTATACCGAGGCGATTGAAGCAGGCGTTGGGGTAACCCTTGGCAATGTCTTTTTTCCGCAACCGCCGCGCAACGCCCACTTACGGCTATGTTTTGCCACTCAATCACCAGAATTAATTGATCGTGGAATTCGCATCCTTGGCGATGTGCTGACGCGTCATGTCTTGCGTTGTGGTCAACTTGCTGCCCGTGCTTGGCGCGAAACCACTCCACTGATGTAA
- a CDS encoding CHASE3 domain-containing protein has protein sequence MKSLIAHKLNRWFMLAALVIIVNGLLSWQYLQTIQANNASVIESETMTNRLDRLLSLLKDAETGQRGFIITGSEQYLAPYQTAQTELPSLLAEIEAYSSERPLFIERLPELKTLIAEQQQELITTIDLRRNQGFESAQAIVLENQGKQHMDRIRQIIEQLLDRENRRALERAAQTKLNVQRAGLALAFATLVATGFVIGTMALTERDVRHREQAANELRNQREWFAVTLASIGDAVLTTDIDGKISFMNHIATTITGWPEQQALGQSIHTVAAIFDPITKQELSHPVNIALAQHQIVTLSNSVVMRQGNGYVAIEDSAAPIYDREQQVIGAVMVFRDVSERYRDEFGQRLLRTLHNQLATTIDLAQVLETSTAVPTPSFSAACGLYLLLNADEEPLSSYSSTHEPLLNWQQHPAFAAALANGQAQLIDQALPEPYQSAIVIPFLDQHQLSGAMVFLHDQHAFDQLDVELAEELSQRMVLAIEQAYLYRQAQHAVRLRDVFLSIASHELKNPLTTLLGQSQLSLRRLERLNLADERLQRSLQAIEAQASRMNKMVTALLDVSRIETGQLDIQRDQIDLAQLLQHLVNDLAITIDHHQISYHCTSSQPIHVAGDPIRLEQVFVNLINNAMKYSPEQTEVLVSADRNAQQAIVQIRDHGIGIPPESIPNLFTRFYRASNAARSHVAGLGIGLFVVKEIVDLHGGSIEVSSQVGQGSLFTVYLPLYAANPQ, from the coding sequence ATGAAATCATTAATTGCGCATAAATTAAATCGTTGGTTTATGCTAGCAGCACTTGTAATTATCGTCAATGGCCTCCTCTCGTGGCAATATCTCCAAACGATTCAAGCCAATAATGCCAGTGTCATCGAATCAGAAACCATGACCAATCGTTTGGATCGGCTATTATCGTTGTTGAAAGACGCTGAAACTGGCCAACGTGGGTTTATTATCACTGGCAGCGAGCAATATTTAGCTCCCTACCAAACCGCCCAAACCGAACTCCCCAGCCTCCTTGCTGAAATTGAGGCCTATAGCAGCGAACGCCCGCTGTTTATCGAACGCCTGCCTGAGCTAAAAACCTTGATCGCTGAGCAACAACAAGAGCTGATCACGACGATCGATTTGCGGCGGAACCAAGGCTTTGAATCCGCCCAAGCGATTGTGTTGGAAAATCAAGGCAAACAGCACATGGATCGTATTCGTCAAATTATTGAGCAGTTGCTTGATCGCGAAAATCGGCGGGCGCTCGAACGGGCGGCTCAAACCAAACTCAATGTGCAGCGAGCGGGCCTTGCCTTGGCTTTTGCCACCTTGGTTGCGACGGGCTTCGTGATTGGCACGATGGCCTTAACCGAGCGCGATGTGCGCCACCGTGAACAGGCAGCTAACGAGTTGCGCAACCAGCGTGAATGGTTTGCGGTTACCCTCGCTAGTATCGGCGATGCTGTGCTGACAACTGATATCGATGGCAAAATTAGCTTTATGAACCATATTGCCACCACGATTACGGGCTGGCCTGAGCAACAGGCGCTTGGTCAATCAATTCATACAGTGGCAGCAATTTTTGATCCAATAACCAAGCAAGAGCTATCCCATCCGGTCAATATCGCTCTAGCACAGCATCAAATCGTCACGTTGAGCAATTCAGTAGTGATGCGCCAAGGCAATGGCTATGTGGCAATCGAAGATAGTGCCGCGCCAATTTACGACCGTGAACAACAGGTGATTGGGGCGGTGATGGTCTTTCGCGATGTAAGCGAGCGCTATCGCGATGAGTTTGGTCAACGCTTGCTGCGAACATTACATAATCAACTGGCAACAACGATTGATTTAGCTCAAGTGCTTGAAACGAGCACTGCTGTGCCAACTCCCAGCTTTAGCGCTGCCTGCGGCTTGTATTTACTGCTTAATGCCGATGAAGAGCCACTGAGCAGCTATAGCAGTACCCATGAACCATTGCTCAACTGGCAACAACACCCAGCTTTTGCCGCCGCGCTGGCCAACGGTCAAGCCCAACTTATTGATCAAGCCCTGCCTGAACCGTATCAATCGGCAATTGTCATCCCGTTTCTCGATCAACATCAACTGAGCGGGGCCATGGTCTTTTTGCACGATCAGCATGCCTTTGACCAGCTTGATGTTGAATTGGCCGAGGAGCTAAGTCAGCGGATGGTCTTGGCGATTGAGCAGGCCTATCTTTATCGGCAAGCGCAACATGCTGTGCGTTTGCGTGATGTCTTTTTATCGATTGCCTCCCACGAGTTGAAAAACCCATTAACCACCTTGCTTGGTCAATCGCAATTAAGTTTACGTCGCCTAGAGCGGCTGAATTTGGCCGATGAACGCCTCCAGCGTTCGCTCCAAGCGATTGAAGCTCAAGCCAGCCGTATGAATAAAATGGTTACCGCCTTGCTTGATGTTTCACGCATCGAAACAGGCCAGCTCGATATTCAGCGTGATCAAATCGATTTGGCCCAGCTTTTGCAACATTTAGTCAACGATTTGGCCATCACGATCGATCATCACCAGATTAGTTACCACTGCACGAGCAGCCAGCCCATCCACGTGGCGGGTGACCCGATTCGCTTAGAGCAAGTATTTGTTAATCTGATCAACAACGCCATGAAATATAGCCCCGAACAAACCGAAGTGCTGGTGAGTGCTGATCGTAATGCCCAACAAGCGATCGTCCAGATTCGCGATCATGGCATTGGCATTCCCCCAGAATCGATCCCCAACCTCTTTACCCGTTTTTATCGTGCTAGCAACGCCGCCCGTAGCCATGTGGCGGGGCTGGGCATTGGCCTATTTGTGGTCAAAGAAATTGTCGATCTGCATGGTGGCAGCATCGAAGTCAGTAGCCAAGTTGGCCAAGGCAGTCTTTTTACGGTGTATTTACCGCTGTACGCTGCAAATCCTCAATAA